A single window of Nocardia sp. NBC_01327 DNA harbors:
- a CDS encoding metallophosphoesterase — translation MPMVLLAQLSDTHFNMGARNNERAERVMAYLAELPQRPDVIIVTGDIADEGDIEEYQQARNALVADVPVVIMPGNHDDRGNMRKVLLDGTASYAPINQAHSVDGVTLALLDSSIPGKPEGLLEDETYSWLIDLLSAAPPDELVLIAMHHPPVPVLSTVVDPIRLTNPERLENIVSGDDRILGVLTGHVHSGLVTSFAGKPLIVAPSVSSTIGGEWETARSGHVPIDFAPDPSLVMHSIQDGRLLSMFRPVAMGGWLSEPQD, via the coding sequence ATGCCGATGGTTCTGCTGGCACAGCTCAGTGACACCCACTTCAATATGGGCGCCAGGAACAATGAACGCGCCGAGCGGGTGATGGCCTATCTGGCCGAGCTGCCGCAGCGCCCCGACGTCATCATCGTGACCGGGGATATCGCCGACGAAGGCGATATCGAGGAGTACCAGCAGGCCCGCAATGCCCTGGTCGCCGACGTGCCGGTGGTGATCATGCCCGGCAATCACGATGATCGCGGCAATATGCGCAAGGTGCTGCTGGACGGCACCGCGAGTTATGCGCCGATCAATCAGGCGCACAGCGTCGACGGTGTCACGCTGGCCCTGCTCGACTCCAGCATTCCGGGCAAGCCCGAGGGGCTGCTCGAGGACGAGACCTATTCCTGGCTCATCGATCTGCTGTCCGCCGCGCCGCCGGACGAGCTGGTGCTGATCGCCATGCACCATCCGCCGGTTCCGGTACTCAGCACGGTGGTCGATCCCATTCGGCTGACGAATCCGGAGCGGCTGGAGAACATCGTGTCCGGCGACGATCGCATTCTCGGTGTGCTCACCGGACATGTGCATTCGGGCCTGGTCACGTCCTTCGCGGGCAAACCGCTCATCGTCGCGCCGAGCGTCTCCTCCACCATCGGCGGCGAATGGGAGACGGCCCGATCGGGACATGTGCCGATCGACTTCGCGCCGGACCCCTCGCTGGTCATGCACTCCATTCAGGACGGCCGGCTGCTGTCCATGTTCCGGCCCGTCGCCATGGGCGGGTGGCTCAGCGAACCACAGGACTGA
- a CDS encoding RluA family pseudouridine synthase has translation MDTRWPELRKQCLITEDDNVLALNKPAGISVTGERHDTDIVELAAAHGETLYPVHRIDKVTSGLVLLAKELPAHGQLTRQFNKRTAQKAYLAVTTGPADLPDRGVIDLPLSVGRKNRIRIAAPRESIQREGERWRVDERDVLAGKNYPSVTEFATLARTETHTVLALRPITGRRHQIRVHLAWIGHPIVGDPLFDRSGAHARTYLHSWRLLLDADWRTPPVLDLEAEPGPEFWAAGAESADPVQLLSIARELMTPVTPGDR, from the coding sequence GTGGATACGCGTTGGCCCGAACTGCGGAAACAGTGCCTGATCACTGAGGACGACAATGTCCTCGCGCTCAATAAACCGGCCGGGATCTCGGTGACCGGCGAGCGCCACGACACCGACATCGTGGAGCTCGCCGCCGCGCACGGGGAGACGCTGTACCCGGTGCATCGCATCGACAAGGTGACCTCCGGACTGGTGCTGCTCGCCAAAGAACTGCCGGCACACGGGCAATTGACCCGGCAGTTCAACAAGCGCACGGCGCAGAAGGCGTATCTGGCGGTCACCACCGGTCCGGCGGATCTGCCGGACCGCGGCGTCATCGACCTGCCGCTGAGTGTCGGGCGCAAGAACCGGATCCGCATTGCCGCGCCGCGCGAGAGCATTCAGCGCGAGGGCGAGCGCTGGCGGGTGGACGAGCGGGATGTGCTGGCGGGCAAGAACTATCCGTCGGTCACCGAATTCGCGACCCTCGCCCGCACCGAAACGCATACCGTGCTGGCGCTGCGGCCGATCACCGGGCGGCGGCATCAGATTCGGGTGCATCTGGCCTGGATCGGGCATCCCATCGTCGGCGATCCGCTCTTCGACAGGTCCGGTGCCCATGCCCGCACCTATCTGCATTCGTGGCGGCTGCTGCTGGACGCGGATTGGCGCACTCCCCCGGTGCTGGATCTGGAAGCCGAGCCGGGCCCGGAATTCTGGGCTGCCGGTGCGGAATCCGCGGATCCCGTGCAACTGTTGAGTATCGCGCGCGAGCTGATGACCCCGGTCACTCCGGGCGACCGTTAA
- a CDS encoding WS/DGAT/MGAT family O-acyltransferase, with protein MDLLNPLDAIFLAIESREHPMHVGGLQLFEPPADAGPEFVHDLFTAMSASTEVRTRFRRHPSRTFGGFSSVSWSHAAQVDLGYHLRRSALPGPGGMEDLLDLTERLHGILLDRHRPLWEARLIEGLDDGRFALYMKMHHALIDGVSAMRLLQRTLTDDPLDTQVRVPWGTAPIRESVELAAVERTSSWQQLRKALPRMVRSTASIAAPLRGAIDGRLTMPMTAPRTMFNVSIGGARRIAVRSWPLERINRVRQATGATVNDVVLAMSAAALRTYLIEHDGLPAEPLIAMVPVNIRTAAEADASEGNMVAACLANLATHLDDPMARLTAISTSMREAKQVFTQLPKLEAMALSALLMSPLGVSLLPGFEALPRMPFNLVISNVPGPRKPVYMQGARLDSNYPLSIPFESQAMNITLTTNGENLDFGFVGCRRTVPDLDRLPAHMEDGLAELERAIA; from the coding sequence ATGGACCTTCTGAATCCTCTCGACGCTATTTTCCTTGCCATCGAATCCCGCGAACATCCGATGCACGTGGGTGGTCTGCAGCTGTTCGAACCGCCCGCCGACGCGGGGCCCGAGTTCGTGCACGACCTCTTTACGGCCATGTCCGCCTCCACCGAGGTGCGCACGCGCTTCCGCAGGCATCCCAGCCGCACCTTCGGCGGCTTCTCCAGCGTGTCCTGGTCCCATGCCGCGCAGGTCGATCTGGGCTATCACCTGCGGCGCAGCGCGCTGCCGGGGCCCGGCGGCATGGAGGATCTGCTGGATCTCACCGAACGACTACACGGCATCCTGCTCGACCGGCACCGGCCGCTGTGGGAGGCCCGGCTCATCGAGGGCCTCGACGACGGGCGCTTCGCGCTCTATATGAAAATGCACCACGCGCTCATCGACGGCGTCTCCGCCATGCGATTGCTGCAGCGCACCCTCACCGACGATCCGCTGGATACGCAGGTGCGGGTGCCGTGGGGCACCGCGCCGATTCGCGAAAGCGTCGAGCTCGCGGCCGTCGAACGCACCAGCTCATGGCAGCAGTTGCGAAAAGCCTTGCCGCGCATGGTCCGTAGCACCGCATCGATTGCCGCGCCATTGCGCGGAGCGATCGACGGAAGGCTCACCATGCCCATGACCGCGCCGCGCACCATGTTCAATGTGTCGATCGGCGGAGCGCGGCGCATTGCCGTGCGCTCCTGGCCGCTCGAGCGCATCAACCGGGTGCGCCAGGCCACCGGCGCGACCGTCAACGATGTGGTGCTGGCCATGAGCGCCGCCGCGCTGCGCACCTATCTCATCGAGCACGACGGACTGCCGGCCGAACCGCTCATCGCCATGGTGCCGGTGAATATTCGCACCGCCGCCGAGGCCGACGCCTCCGAGGGCAATATGGTCGCGGCCTGCCTGGCGAATCTGGCCACCCACCTGGATGATCCGATGGCGCGGCTGACCGCGATCAGCACCTCCATGCGCGAGGCCAAGCAGGTCTTCACCCAGCTGCCGAAGCTGGAGGCCATGGCGCTCTCGGCGCTGCTCATGTCGCCGCTGGGCGTCTCACTGCTGCCGGGGTTCGAGGCGCTGCCGCGCATGCCGTTCAATCTGGTCATCTCCAATGTGCCCGGACCGCGTAAACCGGTCTACATGCAGGGCGCTCGACTGGACAGCAACTATCCGCTGTCGATTCCGTTCGAATCGCAGGCCATGAACATCACGCTCACCACCAATGGGGAGAACCTCGATTTCGGGTTCGTCGGCTGCCGCCGCACCGTGCCGGATCTGGATCGGCTGCCCGCGCATATGGAGGACGGGCTGGCCGAACTGGAGCGGGCCATCGCCTGA